One window of the Acinetobacter equi genome contains the following:
- the argJ gene encoding bifunctional glutamate N-acetyltransferase/amino-acid acetyltransferase ArgJ, producing MAVGDVSMPQMHVVKGVKIGTAEAYVRYQNRRDLVIFEFSEGTQVAGVFTQNAFCAAPVHLSKAHLLAGNPRYLVINTGNANAGTGKIGMQNAEATCAKLAELANVKVTEILPFSTGVIGEQLPIERLVKGLQPALDNLNENAWLDAATGIMTTDTTPKGASEQFVLDGVTYTMTGISKGAGMIRPNMATMLSYVATDAPISRELVQLLLKETVNVSFNRITVDGDTSTNDSCIFAATGQAGGIEINSVNDARYSVVLGVLTRVMKRLAQLIVRDGEGATKFITVAVEGGANTQECCDIAYSIAHSPLVKTAIFASDPNWGRILAAIGYAGVPNLDVEKIQVWLDDVQICKDGGAAEDYTEEAGAHVMSQSEMTIRVDLGRGDAKDTVYTCDLSYDYVKINADYRS from the coding sequence ATGGCAGTTGGTGACGTATCTATGCCACAGATGCATGTGGTTAAAGGTGTAAAAATTGGTACCGCGGAAGCGTATGTGCGTTATCAGAACCGACGTGACCTTGTTATTTTCGAATTTTCAGAAGGCACACAAGTTGCTGGTGTATTTACACAAAATGCATTCTGTGCAGCACCTGTTCATTTATCTAAAGCACATTTGCTTGCTGGAAACCCACGTTACTTAGTTATTAATACAGGTAATGCGAATGCAGGTACTGGTAAAATTGGTATGCAAAATGCAGAAGCAACATGTGCAAAGCTTGCTGAATTGGCAAATGTTAAAGTAACAGAGATTTTACCATTTTCAACAGGTGTTATTGGTGAACAATTACCAATCGAGCGTCTTGTAAAAGGTTTGCAACCAGCCTTAGATAATCTAAATGAAAATGCTTGGTTGGATGCCGCAACAGGTATTATGACCACAGATACTACACCTAAAGGTGCATCAGAACAGTTTGTTCTAGATGGTGTTACTTATACCATGACTGGCATCTCTAAAGGTGCAGGCATGATTCGTCCTAATATGGCAACGATGTTGAGCTATGTTGCTACAGATGCACCGATTAGTCGTGAACTTGTTCAATTGTTATTAAAAGAAACTGTCAATGTTTCTTTTAATAGAATAACTGTTGATGGTGATACATCTACGAATGACTCATGTATTTTTGCTGCAACAGGTCAAGCAGGTGGCATTGAAATTAACTCAGTAAATGATGCTCGTTATTCTGTTGTATTGGGTGTACTTACACGTGTAATGAAGCGTTTAGCACAACTCATTGTTCGTGATGGTGAGGGTGCAACTAAATTTATCACCGTTGCTGTAGAGGGTGGTGCAAATACACAAGAATGTTGTGACATCGCTTATAGTATTGCTCATTCACCTTTAGTTAAGACAGCGATCTTCGCTTCAGATCCAAACTGGGGACGTATACTTGCTGCAATTGGTTACGCAGGTGTTCCAAATTTAGATGTTGAAAAAATTCAAGTTTGGTTAGATGATGTACAAATCTGTAAAGATGGTGGTGCAGCAGAAGATTATACCGAAGAAGCTGGTGCTCACGTTATGTCTCAATCAGAAATGACCATTCGTGTTGATTTGGGACGTGGGGATGCTAAAGATACGGTTTATACTTGTGACCTATCTTATGATTATGTGAAGATCAATGCAGACTATCGATCTTAA
- the nadA gene encoding quinolinate synthase NadA has translation MNNATNLIANEAKSIVQAHLDRLGEPKVSLMSEEIKQRKFEQIQAELKKRNAVLVAHYYCDPEVQELAEITGGCVSDSLEMARFGRDHEAQTLVVAGVKFMGETAKILSPEKTILMPTLEATCSLDLGCPIDEFTRFCDEHPDHTVVVYANTSAAVKARADWVVTSSCAVEIIEHLDSLGEKIIWAPDQHLGRYIQKKTGADMLLWDGACIVHEEFRARGIDKMKALYPDAAVLVHPESPESVIDIADAVGSTSQLIQAAQRLPNERLIVATDRGIFYKMQQVVPHKILIEAPTAGEGATCRSCAHCPWMAMNELDGILNVLQNNDQEIFVDPALGEKAKLPLDRMLSFSASLKR, from the coding sequence ATGAATAATGCGACGAATTTAATTGCAAATGAAGCAAAATCAATTGTACAAGCGCATTTAGATCGACTAGGCGAGCCAAAAGTGAGCTTAATGAGTGAAGAAATAAAACAACGGAAGTTTGAGCAAATTCAAGCAGAACTAAAAAAAAGAAATGCAGTATTAGTTGCGCATTATTATTGCGATCCAGAGGTACAAGAACTTGCAGAAATTACTGGTGGATGTGTATCGGATTCTTTAGAAATGGCACGCTTTGGTCGAGATCATGAAGCACAGACATTGGTGGTTGCTGGTGTCAAATTTATGGGAGAAACAGCAAAAATTTTATCTCCTGAAAAAACAATTTTAATGCCAACTTTAGAGGCGACATGCTCTTTAGATTTAGGCTGTCCTATTGATGAATTTACTCGATTTTGTGATGAACACCCAGATCATACAGTTGTAGTGTATGCCAACACATCTGCAGCAGTTAAAGCACGTGCGGATTGGGTGGTAACATCGAGTTGTGCTGTAGAAATTATTGAGCATTTAGATAGCTTAGGTGAAAAAATTATTTGGGCACCTGATCAGCATTTGGGGCGTTACATTCAGAAGAAAACAGGTGCTGACATGTTGCTTTGGGATGGAGCTTGTATTGTTCATGAGGAATTCCGTGCACGTGGTATTGATAAGATGAAAGCGCTTTATCCTGATGCGGCAGTACTTGTTCATCCCGAATCACCAGAATCGGTTATTGATATTGCTGATGCAGTGGGAAGTACATCTCAATTGATACAAGCTGCACAAAGACTTCCGAATGAAAGGTTGATTGTTGCTACTGATCGTGGAATTTTTTATAAAATGCAACAAGTAGTACCACATAAGATTCTTATTGAGGCGCCTACAGCAGGGGAAGGGGCTACATGTAGATCTTGTGCACATTGTCCATGGATGGCAATGAATGAATTAGATGGTATTTTGAATGTTTTGCAAAATAATGATCAAGAAATCTTTGTTGATCCTGCTTTAGGGGAGAAGGCGAAGCTACCTTTAGATCGAATGTTGAGCTTTAGCGCAAGCTTGAAACGTTAA
- a CDS encoding OmpA family protein, whose product MLKQFTKIFSFALIGLILVACATKGLSSKQKQLLQKEGFNLTEDGWSLALPEQLLFEFNKSTINESKISQIEQLSETLKKYDLKRLKIIGHTDNIGTPEYNHALSKKRAETVKEVFVQHGFRSSDIQTIGRGATQPLSNNDNIEKRAVNRRVNIVIIP is encoded by the coding sequence ATGCTCAAACAATTTACAAAAATTTTCTCATTCGCTTTAATCGGTTTAATACTTGTTGCTTGTGCGACTAAAGGCTTATCGAGCAAGCAAAAACAACTATTACAGAAAGAAGGATTCAATCTTACTGAAGATGGCTGGAGCCTAGCATTACCAGAACAATTATTATTTGAATTCAACAAATCAACAATTAATGAAAGTAAAATCTCTCAAATCGAGCAACTCTCTGAAACATTGAAAAAATATGATTTAAAACGACTAAAAATCATTGGTCATACAGATAATATAGGCACCCCTGAATACAACCATGCTTTATCCAAAAAACGTGCAGAGACAGTCAAAGAAGTCTTTGTTCAACATGGCTTCCGCAGTTCAGATATTCAAACTATAGGACGAGGAGCAACTCAACCCCTAAGCAACAATGATAACATTGAAAAGCGAGCAGTTAATCGCAGAGTAAACATTGTTATTATTCCTTAA